One Brassica napus cultivar Da-Ae chromosome C4, Da-Ae, whole genome shotgun sequence genomic region harbors:
- the LOC106390876 gene encoding cyclin-dependent kinase inhibitor 4 isoform X2 has product MGKYMRKSKIDGEAISLLEVSPSSPSSSLGVLTRAKSLALQRKPSSSFSLPTSPSPNPNQKTTDCGGSYLQLRSRRLQKKSPIVVIKRRKQQLRRKESCGRSPKSDSVVESGVGSKEKVLNDEINNKGSTSLEDKLLELQGNERSTSESTPCTLKREAEINTSLGSSTKLNNGISDNSDQIEENLSGSHRPTTPDMDRFFSGAEEEQQKQFIEKYNFDPVNEQPLPGRFEWEKVDN; this is encoded by the exons ATGGGGAAATACATGAGGAAGAGCAAAATCGACGGAGAAGCAATATCTTTGCTGGAAGTAtctccttcttctccttcttcttcgctCGGTGTCCTTACTCGAGCTAAGTCCTTAGCACTCCAACGAAAGCCCTCCTCTTCCTTCTCGCTACCGACTTCTCCTTCTCCTAATCCTAATCAGAAGACGACTGATTGTGGCGGCTCCTATCTTCAGCTACGGAGTCGACGGCTCCAGAAGAAATCTCCAATTGTTGTGATCAAACGGAGAAAGCAGCAGCTGAGGAGGAAAGAGTCTTGCGGCCGAAGCCCTAAGTCAGATTCAGTTGTTGAGAGTGGTGTCGGTAGCAAAGAGAAGGTATTAAATGATGAAATCAACAACAAGGGTTCAACTTCGCTTGAGGATAAATTATTGGAGCTTCAGGGTAATGAAag GAGCACAAGTGAATCCACACCATGCACTTTGAAAAGAGAGGCTGAGATCAACACAAGTCTGGGATCGTCCACAAAGCTTAACAATGGTATTAGTGACAACAGCGACCAAATAGAAGAGAACTTGTCGGGCAGTCACCGTCCAACTACGCCTGATATGGACAGGTTTTTCTCGGGtgcagaagaagaacaacagaaGCAGTTCATTGAAAA GTACAACTTTGACCCTGTGAACGAACAACCACTACCAGGAAGGTTTGAATGGGAGAAGGTAGATAATTAA
- the LOC106390580 gene encoding cytochrome b5 isoform X1 produces the protein MGDEAKIFTLSQVSEHNQAHDCWIVINGKVYDVTKFLEDHPGGDEVLLSSTGKDATDDFEDVGHSESAREMMEQYCVGEIDPTTIPKKTKYTPPKQPHYNQDKTSEFIIKILQFLVPLAILGLAVGIRIYTKSA, from the exons ATGGGGGACGAAGCAAagatctttactctttcacAAGTCTCAGAGCACAATCAAGCTCATGACTGCTGGATCGTCATCAAtggaaag GTGTATGATGTGACCAAGTTCCTTGAAGACCATCCTGGTGGGGATGAAGTTCTCTTGTCTTCAACAG GTAAGGATGCAACGGATGATTTTGAGGACGTGGGTCATAGCGAGAGCGCGAGAGAGATGATGGAACAGTACTGCGTAGGAGAGATTGATCCAACAACAATcccaaagaaaaccaaatacacTCCTCCTAAGCAGCCTCACTACAATCAAGACAAGACCTCTGAGTTCATTATCAAGATCCTCCAGTTCCTCGTTCCCCTTGCCATTCTCGGTTTGGCTGTTGGGATTCGTATTTACACAAAGTCAGCgtag
- the LOC106390580 gene encoding cytochrome b5 isoform X2 gives MTAGSSSMESVRYWWGIIVAKTMGDEAKIFTLSQVSEHNQAHDCWIVINGKVYDVTKFLEDHPGGDEVLLSSTGKDATDDFEDVGHSESAREMMEQYCVGEIDPTTIPKKTKYTPPKQPHYNQDKTSEFIIKILQFLVPLAILGLAVGIRIYTKSA, from the exons TGTCAGGTATTGGTGGGGGATTATTGTAGCAAAGACAATGGGGGACGAAGCAAagatctttactctttcacAAGTCTCAGAGCACAATCAAGCTCATGACTGCTGGATCGTCATCAAtggaaag GTGTATGATGTGACCAAGTTCCTTGAAGACCATCCTGGTGGGGATGAAGTTCTCTTGTCTTCAACAG GTAAGGATGCAACGGATGATTTTGAGGACGTGGGTCATAGCGAGAGCGCGAGAGAGATGATGGAACAGTACTGCGTAGGAGAGATTGATCCAACAACAATcccaaagaaaaccaaatacacTCCTCCTAAGCAGCCTCACTACAATCAAGACAAGACCTCTGAGTTCATTATCAAGATCCTCCAGTTCCTCGTTCCCCTTGCCATTCTCGGTTTGGCTGTTGGGATTCGTATTTACACAAAGTCAGCgtag
- the LOC106390876 gene encoding cyclin-dependent kinase inhibitor 4 isoform X1 has product MGKYMRKSKIDGEAISLLEVSPSSPSSSLGVLTRAKSLALQRKPSSSFSLPTSPSPNPNQKTTDCGGSYLQLRSRRLQKKSPIVVIKRRKQQLRRKESCGRSPKSDSVVESGVGSKEKVLNDEINNKGSTSLEDKLLELQGNESLNRSTSESTPCTLKREAEINTSLGSSTKLNNGISDNSDQIEENLSGSHRPTTPDMDRFFSGAEEEQQKQFIEKYNFDPVNEQPLPGRFEWEKVDN; this is encoded by the exons ATGGGGAAATACATGAGGAAGAGCAAAATCGACGGAGAAGCAATATCTTTGCTGGAAGTAtctccttcttctccttcttcttcgctCGGTGTCCTTACTCGAGCTAAGTCCTTAGCACTCCAACGAAAGCCCTCCTCTTCCTTCTCGCTACCGACTTCTCCTTCTCCTAATCCTAATCAGAAGACGACTGATTGTGGCGGCTCCTATCTTCAGCTACGGAGTCGACGGCTCCAGAAGAAATCTCCAATTGTTGTGATCAAACGGAGAAAGCAGCAGCTGAGGAGGAAAGAGTCTTGCGGCCGAAGCCCTAAGTCAGATTCAGTTGTTGAGAGTGGTGTCGGTAGCAAAGAGAAGGTATTAAATGATGAAATCAACAACAAGGGTTCAACTTCGCTTGAGGATAAATTATTGGAGCTTCAGGGTAATGAAag CTTAAACAGGAGCACAAGTGAATCCACACCATGCACTTTGAAAAGAGAGGCTGAGATCAACACAAGTCTGGGATCGTCCACAAAGCTTAACAATGGTATTAGTGACAACAGCGACCAAATAGAAGAGAACTTGTCGGGCAGTCACCGTCCAACTACGCCTGATATGGACAGGTTTTTCTCGGGtgcagaagaagaacaacagaaGCAGTTCATTGAAAA GTACAACTTTGACCCTGTGAACGAACAACCACTACCAGGAAGGTTTGAATGGGAGAAGGTAGATAATTAA